In the genome of Paludisphaera rhizosphaerae, one region contains:
- a CDS encoding cupin domain-containing protein, protein MNRTTACPEESQLLALAAGSTDVPPSLRPHIESCPTCLRNLRRLRAEIVHLRASIAPDDWSPPNSLIWRSILRNN, encoded by the coding sequence ATGAACCGGACGACCGCCTGCCCTGAGGAGAGCCAACTGCTCGCCCTCGCGGCCGGATCGACCGACGTCCCTCCGTCTCTGCGGCCGCACATCGAATCCTGTCCCACCTGCCTCCGGAATCTCCGCCGCCTCCGCGCGGAGATCGTCCACCTGCGCGCCAGCATCGCTCCGGATGATTGGAGCCCCCCCAACAGCCTCATCTGGCGCTCGATCCTTCGGAACAACTGA